The proteins below come from a single Syntrophales bacterium genomic window:
- a CDS encoding iron-containing alcohol dehydrogenase — MSQIFRNVPLHNMDFQWWNPTRIIFGNGKVRDLADDLGLDWQFEGKSRACVVTDQGVKGAGLLDYLLESLKGSAIEVAAVFDRVLEEADREQVYEIAGVAADAGADFWIALGGGSVMDACKAAAVLESNGGELEDYVGLYLVPAETKPIICIPTTAGTGSEVTWGAVVMDRAQKKKLIIGDYKFIPKLAVLDPELTKSLPRNLVAATALDALTHSIGALASGDRQDLSNAIAFRAVEMIADNVEEAWNTNGENLDVRSKMLIASCMSGIAFQTALPGADHGIGHTAGALHHLHHGLAVAIANLYVMEFNMKEVPHVYATVARALGVKDDGLPDEVLGMKAIERLRELYARVGVKFNYKDYGFPTDEATAEALIEQSMDDACMAFNPVGISRTPAFETLVRRCIGI; from the coding sequence ATGAGCCAGATCTTCAGAAACGTCCCATTGCATAACATGGATTTCCAGTGGTGGAATCCGACCCGGATCATCTTCGGCAACGGCAAGGTCCGCGACCTGGCCGACGACCTTGGCCTGGACTGGCAGTTCGAGGGCAAGAGCCGTGCCTGTGTCGTCACGGATCAGGGCGTCAAGGGAGCGGGGCTCCTGGACTACCTGCTGGAATCCCTGAAGGGAAGCGCGATCGAAGTGGCCGCCGTCTTCGACCGGGTGCTGGAGGAGGCGGACCGGGAGCAGGTGTACGAGATTGCCGGGGTCGCGGCGGACGCCGGGGCCGATTTCTGGATCGCCCTCGGCGGCGGATCGGTGATGGATGCCTGCAAGGCCGCCGCCGTTCTCGAGTCGAACGGCGGCGAGCTGGAGGATTATGTCGGCCTCTACCTGGTCCCGGCGGAGACGAAGCCCATCATCTGCATCCCCACCACCGCCGGTACCGGGTCGGAGGTGACCTGGGGAGCCGTCGTGATGGATCGGGCGCAGAAGAAGAAGCTGATCATCGGCGACTACAAGTTCATCCCCAAGCTCGCGGTACTGGACCCGGAGCTGACGAAGAGCCTGCCCCGGAATCTTGTGGCGGCCACGGCCCTGGACGCCCTGACCCATTCCATCGGGGCTCTGGCGTCCGGGGACCGGCAGGACCTGTCCAATGCCATTGCCTTCCGAGCCGTCGAGATGATCGCGGACAACGTCGAGGAGGCCTGGAACACGAACGGGGAGAACCTCGATGTCCGATCCAAGATGCTCATCGCCTCCTGCATGTCGGGCATCGCCTTCCAGACCGCCCTCCCCGGGGCGGACCACGGGATCGGCCACACGGCGGGCGCCCTGCATCATCTCCACCACGGGCTGGCCGTGGCGATCGCCAACCTCTACGTCATGGAATTCAACATGAAGGAGGTGCCGCATGTCTATGCCACGGTGGCAAGGGCACTGGGCGTGAAGGACGACGGCTTGCCGGATGAAGTCCTGGGGATGAAGGCCATCGAGCGGCTCCGGGAGCTCTACGCCCGGGTGGGAGTGAAGTTCAATTACAAAGACTACGGGTTCCCGACGGACGAGGCGACCGCCGAGGCCCTGATCGAGCAGAGCATGGACGATGCCTGCATGGCCTTCAATCCCGTCGGCATCAGCAGGACACCGGCCTTCGAGACCCTCGTGCGAAGGTGCATCGGGATCTGA
- a CDS encoding aldehyde dehydrogenase family protein: MNNPADTSYRLFIGGEWVDGVEGRTLESRCPANGELLSTFADAAAADVDRAVQAARKAYENWKDVNPADRAAMLMEIARLIDEHGDHLAEIESLDTGKAIREPSWIDIPFGADQFRYMAGAVRTEEGRAVMIDQTTLSLILREPIGVVGLIVPWNFPFALATWKLAPALAAGNTVVIKPSSETSLSLLELAKLMEQVLPQGVVNVVTGRGSTTGNSVLAHEGIRKISFTGSTEVGLTVAGAAADRLIPATLELGGKSANIFFPDCNWKKAVEGAVLGILFNVGQVCCAGSRVFVHEDIYDRFLADCVEAFENVILGMPWDIGTQMGCLANEAQLKKVLEYVEVGRKEGARVACGGYRVADEDFAKGFFVKPTILADVDNGMRVAREEIFGPVVCFIKFKTEEDVIRMANESIYGLAGGVWTQDINRAIRVSRAVETGRMWVNCYNLLPAHAPFGGYKQSGIGRENHIMVLDAYSQQKNIMISLSEELMGAY, translated from the coding sequence ATGAATAACCCGGCTGATACCAGCTACAGGCTGTTCATCGGCGGCGAGTGGGTCGATGGAGTTGAAGGCAGGACGCTGGAGTCCCGCTGCCCCGCAAACGGGGAACTGCTGTCGACTTTTGCCGATGCCGCCGCAGCGGACGTGGACCGCGCCGTCCAGGCCGCCCGGAAGGCTTATGAAAACTGGAAGGACGTCAATCCGGCCGATCGGGCCGCCATGCTGATGGAGATCGCCAGGCTTATCGACGAGCACGGCGACCACCTGGCGGAGATCGAGTCCCTCGACACGGGGAAGGCCATCCGCGAGCCCTCCTGGATCGACATCCCCTTCGGTGCGGACCAGTTCCGCTACATGGCCGGCGCCGTCCGGACCGAAGAGGGCCGGGCGGTCATGATCGACCAGACGACCCTGAGCCTCATACTCCGGGAGCCCATCGGCGTCGTGGGGCTCATCGTGCCCTGGAATTTCCCGTTTGCCCTGGCGACCTGGAAACTGGCGCCGGCGCTGGCGGCGGGGAACACCGTGGTGATCAAGCCGTCGTCGGAGACGTCCCTGAGTCTCCTGGAGCTGGCGAAGCTCATGGAGCAGGTCCTGCCGCAGGGGGTCGTCAACGTGGTCACCGGACGGGGATCGACGACGGGAAATTCCGTCCTGGCCCATGAGGGCATCCGCAAGATCTCCTTCACCGGCTCCACCGAGGTCGGTCTGACCGTCGCCGGGGCCGCGGCGGACAGGCTCATTCCGGCGACGCTCGAACTGGGCGGCAAGTCCGCCAACATCTTCTTCCCGGACTGCAACTGGAAGAAGGCCGTCGAAGGGGCGGTCCTGGGGATCCTTTTCAACGTCGGGCAGGTCTGCTGTGCGGGATCGCGTGTCTTTGTGCATGAAGACATCTACGACCGCTTCCTGGCGGATTGCGTGGAGGCGTTCGAAAACGTCATTCTCGGCATGCCCTGGGACATCGGAACGCAGATGGGGTGTCTCGCCAACGAGGCTCAGCTGAAGAAGGTCCTGGAGTATGTGGAGGTCGGCAGGAAGGAGGGCGCAAGGGTGGCCTGCGGCGGTTACCGCGTTGCGGACGAGGATTTCGCGAAGGGGTTTTTCGTGAAGCCGACGATCCTGGCCGACGTGGACAACGGAATGCGCGTTGCCCGGGAGGAGATCTTCGGGCCGGTGGTCTGTTTCATCAAATTCAAAACGGAAGAAGACGTGATCCGGATGGCCAACGAGAGCATTTACGGACTGGCGGGCGGCGTCTGGACCCAGGACATCAACCGGGCCATCCGCGTGTCCAGGGCCGTTGAGACGGGGCGCATGTGGGTGAACTGCTACAACCTGCTGCCCGCACACGCTCCCTTCGGGGGCTACAAGCAGTCGGGCATCGGGCGGGAGAACCACATCATGGTTCTCGACGCATACTCACAGCAGAAGAACATCATGATCAGTCTGAGCGAGGAGCTGATGGGGGCCTATTGA
- a CDS encoding class I adenylate-forming enzyme family protein has protein sequence MNLSTYYRMRAREFGNNLVAIDGDRKTTYNQLEEISNKVANWLKGTGIKPGERGIIYLPNCTEYFYFMYGALKAGIVPIPLNYRFQKEELRYVLKDSGALAVFTLSQHAAVMSELQKEEGYIQQIVVADGDDKKSGTILLKDIVAEYSGETEIYPALDDDLAMIMYTSGTTGRPKGVRQTHRNNIVSAEGFAYTQRITSTDRFFCIAPLFHVGGTIASLAAILTGGAVVFTPGGWSPTGFLETVEKNKVTWAFLVGLMGAQLATVENLEKYDLSSLHHVAFGGSPIPAAMYAKFESKYKVRTLELYGRTEHVGSSINYDSNDTRVPGSVGKLLTQIMKGKLVDSEGKEVPPGQPGELVVIGDNITPGYWNKPEDTKKLFASDGWQHTGDVFVQDENGYLFFKERVDDMIISGGENIYPGEIIPVLASHPKVAEAFVLGIPHDDWGQQVAAVIVKKDASLTEQEIFDYCSSRKDLSGYKKPRVIKFVETMPKNASMKIDKGILIQLFR, from the coding sequence ATGAATTTATCAACTTATTACAGAATGAGGGCCCGGGAATTCGGCAACAACCTGGTGGCCATCGATGGCGACAGGAAAACAACCTATAATCAATTGGAGGAGATATCCAATAAGGTTGCCAATTGGTTGAAGGGAACGGGGATCAAGCCGGGGGAAAGAGGTATTATTTATCTGCCCAACTGTACCGAATATTTCTATTTCATGTATGGCGCCCTGAAGGCCGGAATTGTTCCGATTCCATTGAACTATCGATTTCAGAAGGAAGAGCTCCGGTATGTCTTGAAGGATTCGGGCGCGTTGGCAGTCTTTACATTGAGCCAGCACGCAGCCGTCATGAGCGAATTGCAGAAGGAGGAAGGATATATTCAGCAGATCGTCGTCGCCGATGGAGACGACAAGAAATCGGGGACGATCTTATTGAAGGACATCGTTGCTGAATACTCCGGCGAAACCGAGATCTACCCGGCACTGGATGATGATCTGGCCATGATCATGTATACCAGCGGCACGACGGGACGTCCAAAAGGCGTCCGGCAGACCCACCGCAACAACATCGTCAGTGCGGAGGGATTTGCGTATACGCAGCGGATCACCTCAACCGACAGATTCTTTTGTATTGCGCCTTTGTTTCATGTCGGCGGTACGATCGCTTCGCTGGCGGCCATTCTTACCGGCGGCGCCGTGGTCTTTACGCCGGGTGGATGGAGCCCGACGGGATTCCTGGAGACTGTGGAGAAGAACAAGGTGACCTGGGCATTCCTGGTGGGTCTGATGGGCGCCCAGTTGGCCACTGTAGAAAATCTGGAAAAGTATGACCTGAGTTCCCTGCACCATGTCGCATTCGGCGGTTCACCGATTCCGGCGGCGATGTATGCGAAGTTTGAAAGCAAATACAAAGTCAGAACATTGGAGCTTTACGGACGGACGGAGCATGTCGGTTCATCGATCAACTATGACTCCAATGACACCCGGGTACCCGGTTCGGTCGGGAAGCTGTTGACCCAGATTATGAAGGGTAAGCTCGTTGATTCGGAAGGGAAGGAAGTACCTCCGGGGCAACCGGGGGAGCTGGTGGTCATCGGCGACAACATTACGCCCGGCTACTGGAACAAACCGGAAGACACCAAAAAGCTTTTTGCCTCCGACGGCTGGCAGCATACGGGAGACGTTTTCGTCCAGGACGAGAACGGTTATCTCTTCTTCAAGGAAAGAGTGGACGACATGATCATCAGTGGGGGTGAGAATATCTATCCCGGCGAGATCATTCCCGTCCTGGCGAGCCATCCCAAGGTGGCGGAGGCCTTTGTCCTCGGAATTCCGCATGACGACTGGGGGCAGCAGGTGGCCGCCGTGATCGTGAAAAAGGATGCGAGTCTGACGGAGCAGGAGATCTTTGATTACTGCAGCAGCCGGAAGGATTTGAGCGGCTACAAGAAACCGAGGGTGATCAAATTTGTGGAGACCATGCCGAAGAACGCCTCCATGAAGATCGACAAGGGGATTCTGATTCAGCTCTTCCGGTAA
- the katG gene encoding catalase/peroxidase HPI: MNEDSKSPSTGSERKPMAGRGTTNRDWWPNQLNLRILHQQDTKSNPMGESFDYAEEFKTLDLAALKKDLYALMTDSQDWWPADWGHYGGLFIRMAWHSAGTYRMGDGRGGAGSGSQRLAPLNSWPDNVNLDKARRLLWPIKQKYGRKISWADLMILAGNCALESMGFKTFGFAGGRVDVWEPEEDIYWGSEEEWLATSDKPKSRYSGDRDLENPLAAVQMGLIYVNPEGPDGNPDPVASGRDVRETFARMAMNDEETVALVAGGHTFGKCHGAGPATHVGPEPEAASIEEQGLGWKSSFGSGKGGDTISSGIEGAWKPNPTKWDLGYLRVLFQYEWELVKSPAGANQWLAKDVSDRDMIVDAHDPSKKNRPMMTTADLSLRFDPVYGPIARNYLKNPQKFADAFARAWFKLTHRDMGPRSRYLGPEVPAEELIWQDPIPAVDHKLVNKKDIAALKAKILASGLSVSELVSTAWASASTFRGSDMRGGANGARIRLAPQKDWQVNEPARLAKVLKTLEGIRKEFNGAQSGGKKVSLADLIVLGGCAGVEQAAKNAGRKVTVPFSPGRMDASQEQTDAASFAVLEPKADGFRNYLKAKYSVSAEELLVDKAQLLTLTAPEMTVLIGGLRVLNANFGQSRHGVFTRRPEALTNDFFVNLLDMGTEWKAASKDGDLFEGRDRKTGELKWTATRVDLVFGSNSQLRAVAEVYGCKDSQEKFLSDFVAAWDKVMNLDRFDLA; this comes from the coding sequence ATGAATGAAGACAGCAAGTCCCCGTCAACGGGCAGTGAGCGTAAACCCATGGCCGGCAGAGGCACGACGAACCGGGACTGGTGGCCGAACCAGTTGAACCTCAGGATTCTTCACCAGCAGGATACGAAAAGCAACCCGATGGGCGAGTCGTTCGACTACGCGGAGGAGTTCAAAACGCTCGACCTGGCGGCGTTGAAGAAGGACCTCTACGCACTGATGACCGACTCGCAGGACTGGTGGCCCGCCGACTGGGGTCACTACGGGGGCCTCTTCATCCGGATGGCGTGGCACAGCGCGGGCACCTACCGCATGGGCGACGGCCGCGGGGGGGCGGGATCCGGCTCCCAGCGCCTGGCGCCGCTCAACAGTTGGCCCGACAACGTGAACCTCGACAAGGCCCGCCGCCTGCTCTGGCCGATCAAGCAGAAATACGGCCGGAAGATCTCCTGGGCCGACCTGATGATCCTCGCCGGCAACTGTGCCCTGGAGTCCATGGGATTCAAGACCTTTGGCTTCGCCGGGGGCCGTGTGGATGTCTGGGAGCCGGAAGAGGATATCTACTGGGGCTCCGAAGAGGAATGGCTGGCGACGAGCGACAAGCCCAAGAGCCGCTACAGCGGCGACCGGGATCTGGAAAACCCCCTGGCGGCCGTACAGATGGGCCTGATCTACGTCAACCCGGAAGGCCCGGACGGCAACCCGGATCCGGTCGCCTCCGGCCGTGACGTCCGGGAGACCTTTGCCCGCATGGCCATGAACGACGAAGAGACCGTCGCGCTCGTCGCCGGGGGCCATACCTTCGGCAAATGCCATGGCGCCGGTCCGGCGACCCACGTGGGACCCGAGCCGGAGGCCGCCTCCATCGAAGAGCAGGGTCTCGGCTGGAAGAGCAGCTTCGGCAGCGGCAAGGGCGGCGATACGATCTCCAGCGGCATCGAGGGCGCCTGGAAGCCGAATCCTACCAAATGGGACCTGGGCTACCTGAGGGTGCTGTTCCAGTACGAGTGGGAACTGGTCAAGAGCCCGGCCGGTGCGAACCAGTGGCTGGCCAAGGATGTCAGCGACAGGGACATGATCGTCGACGCCCACGATCCGTCCAAAAAGAACCGGCCGATGATGACCACGGCAGACCTCTCGCTGCGCTTCGATCCCGTCTACGGGCCCATCGCGCGGAACTACCTGAAGAATCCCCAGAAATTCGCCGACGCCTTCGCCCGGGCGTGGTTCAAGCTGACCCACCGCGACATGGGCCCCCGCTCGCGCTACCTCGGCCCGGAGGTCCCGGCGGAGGAGCTGATCTGGCAGGACCCCATCCCGGCGGTCGATCACAAACTGGTCAACAAGAAAGACATCGCCGCCCTCAAGGCGAAGATCCTGGCCTCCGGCCTCTCCGTGTCGGAGCTGGTCTCGACCGCCTGGGCCTCGGCGTCCACCTTCCGCGGCTCCGACATGCGCGGCGGCGCGAACGGAGCGCGCATCCGCCTGGCGCCTCAGAAGGATTGGCAAGTCAACGAGCCGGCCCGGCTGGCGAAGGTGCTCAAAACCCTGGAGGGGATCCGGAAGGAGTTCAACGGTGCGCAGTCCGGCGGAAAGAAGGTGTCTCTCGCCGACCTGATCGTCCTGGGCGGATGCGCCGGCGTCGAGCAGGCGGCGAAGAACGCCGGCCGCAAGGTGACCGTCCCCTTCTCTCCGGGACGGATGGATGCGTCGCAGGAACAGACCGACGCGGCCTCCTTCGCGGTCCTCGAGCCGAAGGCGGACGGTTTCCGCAACTACCTCAAGGCCAAATACAGCGTATCGGCGGAAGAGCTGCTGGTCGACAAGGCGCAACTGCTGACGCTGACCGCTCCGGAGATGACGGTTCTCATCGGCGGCCTGCGCGTCCTGAATGCCAACTTCGGGCAGTCCCGGCACGGCGTATTCACCAGGCGGCCGGAGGCTCTCACCAACGACTTCTTCGTGAACCTGCTCGACATGGGCACGGAGTGGAAGGCGGCATCGAAAGACGGGGACCTGTTCGAAGGGCGCGACCGCAAGACGGGAGAGTTAAAGTGGACCGCCACCCGCGTGGACCTGGTCTTCGGTTCGAACTCCCAGCTCCGTGCTGTGGCGGAAGTCTACGGATGCAAGGACTCCCAGGAGAAGTTCCTGAGCGACTTCGTCGCGGCATGGGACAAAGTCATGAACCTTGACCGGTTCGATCTTGCCTGA
- a CDS encoding Fur family transcriptional regulator, which produces MEKETIIQRLKEKGLSITSPRLAIIDVLVEQGHLHPGASFIYREARKKHNSLSLSTTYATINEFNRHGIVKALEFDGRENRCEVNLDDHINLICDRCGKIIDYQPPLSIDRTDVAKTTGFIITGNRTEYYGYCQDCGNDRDSASPSGKRRNRRS; this is translated from the coding sequence ATGGAAAAAGAAACGATCATTCAGCGGTTGAAGGAGAAAGGCCTCAGCATCACAAGTCCGAGACTGGCCATCATCGACGTGCTGGTTGAGCAGGGGCACCTTCATCCGGGCGCGTCCTTCATCTACCGCGAGGCCAGGAAGAAGCACAATAGCCTCAGCCTTTCGACCACATACGCCACGATCAACGAGTTCAATCGGCACGGCATCGTCAAGGCGCTCGAGTTCGACGGAAGGGAAAATCGATGTGAAGTCAATCTTGACGATCACATCAATCTCATCTGCGACCGGTGCGGAAAGATCATCGATTACCAGCCTCCCCTGTCCATCGACCGGACGGATGTGGCAAAGACGACGGGTTTCATCATCACCGGGAACCGCACGGAATATTACGGATACTGTCAGGACTGCGGTAACGATCGGGACAGCGCGTCTCCCTCGGGAAAGCGGCGCAATCGTCGGTCCTGA
- a CDS encoding TetR/AcrR family transcriptional regulator, with translation MKKKKPGVLSRAGQRRQREKEGRRDAILKAAMALFASEGYRQASMERIADEAEVSIGTVYINFKSKEEILAHLMDEIAYEIRTIVGENFRASENPYEGMKKSGIAFMTEFCQKYPEKIIILYRESVGKSPLLEAHREKMHKQLINDLQGAVEALKEKVGFCFRSGLSSEIIATCIGGMYERIAYQFIIWQDRTDELDEASEEVVDFLIGGIDSLREK, from the coding sequence ATGAAAAAGAAGAAACCAGGTGTCCTGTCCAGGGCAGGACAGAGAAGGCAGCGGGAGAAGGAGGGTCGGCGCGATGCCATCCTGAAGGCGGCAATGGCCCTGTTCGCCTCCGAGGGCTACCGGCAGGCCAGCATGGAGCGGATCGCCGATGAGGCCGAGGTGTCCATCGGCACGGTCTACATCAACTTCAAGAGCAAGGAGGAGATCCTGGCCCACCTGATGGACGAGATCGCCTACGAGATCCGGACCATCGTCGGCGAGAATTTCAGAGCCTCCGAAAATCCTTACGAAGGCATGAAGAAGTCGGGCATCGCCTTCATGACGGAATTCTGCCAGAAGTACCCGGAAAAGATCATCATCCTGTACCGGGAGTCGGTGGGGAAAAGCCCTCTCCTGGAAGCGCACCGGGAGAAGATGCACAAGCAGTTGATCAACGACCTGCAGGGCGCCGTCGAAGCGCTGAAGGAGAAGGTCGGCTTCTGCTTCCGAAGCGGCCTTTCCTCCGAGATCATCGCCACCTGCATCGGCGGGATGTATGAGCGGATCGCTTACCAGTTCATCATCTGGCAGGATCGCACGGACGAGCTGGACGAGGCGAGCGAGGAAGTGGTCGATTTCCTGATCGGAGGGATCGACAGCCTGCGGGAGAAGTAA
- a CDS encoding FAD-dependent oxidoreductase has protein sequence MPNQAEPVDLEIIQEDGTPARLKKVASPVVRTEVCVNCGACLRACPTGAIHELQRQVCRLCPDCADSPIMFPRDMEALTAESCAGACPIGHFPEGYVNMVADGEFEKAWRLIASVNPMPSILGRICSRPCEEACKRGKLIDAPLPIRAMKRMVSDMAHEKGWVEKGRYPRKYDERIAVVGAGPAGMAAAHYLAVAGYDVVVYDASPSFGGMLTRTVPSFRLPADAIERDFNTIIDRGITFRPNVEVGKNPSIADLLGREFDAILVASGAPRGARLSLPGAEFMGVFSAVDFLTSVKAGIPIRIGEKALVIGGGSVATDVARTLLRLGATEVSLACIEGECEMPAMSWEIEEARSEGVTFIHSALPVRIGGDWQKVQWVEMDPVTRFSIGENGIKCDTDCAGRFLLDADTVVFAVGQKTDRGVFENTPGIEINGGGRVWIDPDTQMTTLEGVFLAGDVVEAKSSVVEAVASARRAAASIDAWLRGRARAVEKKKPPRGAPLEEKIFPVRLEKLSVAGIPALVPDDALACFDEVEGVLDVAEAREDARRCMKCGYVDVDHELCIGCGTCAAACPRGDVIRLEAPQTGDKALPGEEVRK, from the coding sequence ATGCCGAACCAAGCGGAACCCGTTGATCTTGAAATCATCCAGGAAGACGGTACCCCGGCCCGGTTGAAGAAAGTCGCTTCCCCGGTCGTGAGGACGGAGGTGTGCGTCAACTGCGGCGCCTGCCTCCGGGCCTGTCCCACCGGGGCGATTCATGAGCTCCAGCGGCAGGTTTGCAGGCTGTGCCCAGACTGCGCCGACAGCCCCATCATGTTCCCCCGGGACATGGAGGCGCTGACGGCGGAGTCCTGTGCCGGGGCCTGCCCCATCGGGCACTTCCCGGAGGGCTATGTCAACATGGTCGCCGACGGGGAATTCGAAAAGGCGTGGAGGCTGATTGCATCCGTGAATCCCATGCCCTCCATTCTGGGGCGGATCTGCTCGCGTCCCTGCGAGGAGGCGTGCAAGCGGGGAAAGCTGATCGACGCCCCCCTGCCCATCCGGGCCATGAAGCGGATGGTTTCCGACATGGCCCACGAAAAGGGATGGGTGGAGAAGGGACGCTACCCCCGGAAATACGACGAGCGAATCGCCGTGGTCGGTGCCGGGCCGGCGGGCATGGCGGCGGCGCACTACCTGGCCGTGGCGGGCTATGATGTCGTGGTGTACGACGCCTCGCCGAGCTTTGGGGGCATGCTCACCCGGACGGTGCCGTCGTTCCGGCTGCCCGCGGACGCGATCGAGCGGGATTTCAACACCATCATCGACAGGGGAATCACCTTCCGGCCGAACGTCGAGGTTGGAAAGAACCCTTCCATCGCCGACCTGCTCGGCCGCGAGTTCGACGCGATCCTCGTGGCCTCGGGCGCCCCCAGGGGAGCCAGGCTCTCGCTTCCCGGCGCCGAGTTCATGGGCGTTTTCAGCGCAGTCGATTTCCTGACCTCCGTCAAGGCCGGAATTCCCATCCGGATCGGAGAAAAGGCGCTGGTCATCGGCGGCGGCAGTGTTGCCACCGACGTGGCCCGAACGCTGCTCCGGCTGGGGGCGACGGAAGTCTCCCTCGCCTGCATCGAAGGGGAGTGCGAGATGCCGGCCATGAGCTGGGAGATCGAGGAAGCCCGGAGCGAAGGCGTGACGTTCATCCATTCCGCCCTGCCGGTCCGGATCGGTGGCGACTGGCAGAAGGTCCAGTGGGTGGAGATGGACCCGGTCACCCGGTTTTCCATCGGCGAGAACGGAATCAAGTGCGACACCGACTGCGCCGGACGGTTTCTCCTCGATGCCGACACGGTCGTCTTCGCCGTCGGACAGAAGACGGACCGGGGTGTATTTGAAAACACGCCGGGCATCGAGATCAACGGGGGAGGGCGGGTCTGGATCGATCCGGACACCCAGATGACAACCCTGGAGGGGGTTTTCCTCGCGGGGGACGTGGTCGAGGCGAAAAGCTCCGTCGTTGAGGCCGTGGCCTCGGCACGCCGGGCCGCCGCTTCCATCGATGCCTGGCTGAGAGGGCGGGCTCGTGCCGTCGAAAAGAAAAAACCGCCCCGGGGTGCGCCCCTGGAGGAGAAGATCTTTCCCGTTCGGCTGGAGAAGCTGAGCGTCGCCGGCATTCCCGCCCTGGTGCCGGATGATGCCCTGGCCTGTTTTGACGAGGTGGAGGGCGTCCTGGACGTCGCCGAGGCCCGGGAGGACGCCCGGAGATGCATGAAATGCGGTTACGTCGACGTGGACCATGAGCTCTGCATCGGGTGCGGAACCTGTGCCGCGGCGTGCCCGAGGGGGGACGTGATCCGGCTGGAGGCGCCGCAGACCGGGGATAAAGCATTGCCGGGCGAGGAGGTGCGGAAATGA
- a CDS encoding NAD(P)/FAD-dependent oxidoreductase: MKTWDVIVVGAGPGGSTTAARLAMAGCDVLLVDKERFPREKPCSDIYGRYGADTYKEIGAYDELKEKGFLFPDLALTSPDYTEIRGPNILSLTCPRRIGDNILKEAAARRGARVLEEFWVNDLMTDRGRVVGVKAKYEGKFVEYPARIVIGADGSHSWVAKRLGLFRDDYDEVFLAGRAYFADCDPPLRTMEVHYDPYFFPGFVCLSPHPGYGDVVNVGIGYQMTPYIRAKEDVEQLTWKFIETSPFGEKLRRARQVSDWMGWRVPSAGQIGKTYAAGAMLIGDAGSFVDPFILEGIANSVRSGGFAVQTALEALEKGDFSESFLSAYQQRWEEKMKPRLDALQQMALVARNAELLNATFHGLKANPGALKKMFG, translated from the coding sequence ATGAAGACATGGGACGTCATCGTGGTTGGAGCGGGACCGGGCGGCAGCACGACCGCCGCCAGGCTGGCCATGGCGGGCTGCGACGTGCTTCTGGTGGACAAGGAGCGGTTCCCCCGGGAAAAGCCCTGCTCGGACATCTACGGGCGCTACGGCGCCGACACCTACAAGGAGATCGGCGCCTACGACGAGCTCAAGGAGAAGGGATTCCTGTTCCCGGACCTGGCGCTCACCTCCCCGGACTACACGGAGATCCGCGGCCCGAACATCCTCAGCCTCACCTGTCCCCGCCGGATCGGCGACAACATCCTCAAGGAGGCGGCCGCCCGTCGCGGAGCCAGGGTCCTGGAGGAGTTCTGGGTCAACGACCTGATGACGGACCGCGGTCGGGTGGTCGGCGTCAAGGCCAAGTACGAAGGAAAGTTCGTCGAGTACCCGGCCCGGATCGTCATCGGCGCCGACGGCAGCCACAGCTGGGTGGCGAAGCGCCTGGGGCTGTTCCGGGACGACTACGACGAGGTTTTCCTGGCCGGCCGGGCCTATTTCGCGGACTGCGATCCCCCCCTCCGGACCATGGAGGTGCACTACGATCCCTATTTCTTCCCGGGCTTCGTCTGCCTGAGCCCGCATCCCGGTTACGGGGACGTGGTCAACGTGGGGATCGGCTACCAGATGACGCCGTACATCCGGGCAAAGGAGGATGTCGAGCAGCTGACCTGGAAATTCATCGAGACGAGCCCCTTCGGGGAGAAGCTGCGCAGGGCCCGGCAGGTCAGCGACTGGATGGGGTGGCGCGTCCCGAGCGCCGGGCAGATCGGGAAAACCTATGCCGCCGGCGCGATGCTCATCGGCGATGCCGGAAGCTTCGTCGATCCGTTCATCCTCGAGGGCATCGCCAACAGCGTTCGGAGCGGCGGCTTTGCCGTGCAGACGGCCCTGGAGGCGCTGGAGAAGGGCGACTTCTCCGAGTCCTTCCTTTCGGCATATCAGCAGCGCTGGGAGGAGAAGATGAAGCCCCGTCTCGATGCGCTGCAGCAGATGGCCCTGGTCGCCCGAAACGCCGAGCTTCTCAACGCAACCTTCCACGGCCTGAAAGCCAATCCGGGGGCCCTGAAGAAGATGTTCGGCTGA